A part of Capsicum annuum cultivar UCD-10X-F1 chromosome 6, UCD10Xv1.1, whole genome shotgun sequence genomic DNA contains:
- the LOC107875611 gene encoding serine carboxypeptidase-like has translation MSSFYFSLLFLALLFHSVSLSFSSSVKSNDGDVVFLSSSPKFPITMAEKLIRQLNLFPKHEINKAIGDYGAVTDQSLFEKKLNLSYIGDSGATVQDLGHHAGYYRLPHTKDARMFYFFFESRSRKNDPVVIWLTGGPGCSSELAVFYENGPFKIADNMSLVWNDFGWDKGSNLIYVDQPTGTGFSYSSSEDDIRHDERGVSNDLYDFLQVFFKAHPQYAKNDFYITGESYAGHYIPAFASRVHQGNKNKEGIYVNLKGFAIGNGLTDPEIQYKAYTDYALDMKLIKKSDYNVIEKTYPKCQQAIQLCGKSGGVDCMAAYLVCTSIFNKIMNIAGDKNYYDVRKTCEGDLCYDFSKMETFLNDQKVRQALGVGNIEFVSCSSEVYQAMQLDWMKNLEVGIPSLLEDGIKLLVYAGEYDLICNWLGNSRWVHAMKWSGQNAFGKASSVSFAVDGVEKGVQKSHGPLTFLKVHDAGHMVPMDQPKAALEMLQRWMQNKLSKEGHLAPM, from the exons ATGtcttcattttatttctctcttctTTTCCTTGCTTTGCTTTTTCACTCCGTTTCTCTATCTTTCTCATCATCTGTAAAGTCTAACGATGGCGATGTTGTTTTCTTATCTTCTTCTCCTAAATTTCCGATTACAATGGCGGAGAAGCTAATCAGACAGCTTAATTTATTCCCCAAACATGAAATTAACAAGGCGATAGGGGATTATGGAGCGGTTACTGATCAGAGTTTATTTGAGAAGAAACTGAATTTGTCTTATATTGGTGATTCTGGAGCTACTGTTCAAGATTTGGGTCATCATGCTGGTTATTATCGTCTTCCACATACTAAAGATGCAAG gatgttttattttttctttgaatcgAGGAGCAGGAAGAATGATCCAGTAGTTATATGGCTAACAGGAGGGCCAGGATGTAGCAGTGAATTGGCTGTGTTTTATGAAAATGGACCTTTCAAAATTGCAGACAACATGTCTCTTGTCTGGAATGATTTTGGCTGGGACAAG GGCTCAAATCTGATATACGTTGATCAACCAACTGGAACTGGATTTAGTTATAGCTCAAGTGAAGATGACATTCGTCACGATGAAAGGGGCGTAAGCAACGACCTCTATGATTTCTTGCAG GTCTTCTTCAAGGCACATCCTCAGTATGCAAAAAATGATTTCTATATTACTGGAGAATCATATGCTGGTCATTACATTCCTGCATTTGCTTCTCGGGTTCACCAAGGAAACAAAAACAAAGAAGGAATCTACGTAAATCTCAAG GGATTTGCCATTGGTAATGGGCTGACTGATCCAGAAATTCAGTACAAAGCCTACACTGACTATGCTCTGGATATGAAATTGATCAAAAAATCTGATTACAATGTCATAGAGAAGACATATCCAAAATGTCAACAGGCAATTCAGCTTTGTG GAAAAAGTGGAGGAGTTGATTGTATGGCTGCATATCTTGTTTGTACAAGCATCTTCAACAAGATAATGAACATTGCTGGTGACAAAAAT TACTATGATGTGCGGAAGACATGTGAGGGTGATCTGTGCTATGATTTCTCCAAAATGGAAACTTTCCTGAATGATCAAAAAGTTAGACAAGCCCTTGGTGTTGGGAATATTGAATTTGTATCATGCAGTTCTGAAGTTTACCAGGCAATGCAATTGGACTGGATGAAGAATCTTGAAGTGGGCATTCCTTCACTTCTTGAAGATGGTATCAAGCTACTAGTATATGCAGGGGAATATGACCTTATCTGCAATTGGCTTG GAAATTCAAGATGGGTACATGCAATGAAATGGTCAGGGCAAAATGCCTTTGGAAAAGCCTCATCAGTTTCATTTGCAGTAGATGGTGTAGAAAAAGGAGTTCAAAAGAGCCATGGGCCTTTAACTTTCCTCAAGGTCCATGATGCAGGCCACATGGTTCCAATGGATCAGCCCAAGGCTGCACTTGAAATGCTTCAAAGGTGGATGCAAAATAAATTGTCTAAAGAAGGTCATCTTGCTCCTATGTAG
- the LOC107875609 gene encoding histone H2B, with protein MAPKAAAGKKPAEKKPVEEKKAEGVPAEKKPKAGKKLPKDASGADKKKKKAKKSIETYKIYIFKVLKQVHPDIGISSKSMGIMNSFINDIFEKLAQESSRLARINKKPTITSREIQTAVRLVLPGELAKHAVSEGTKAVTKFTSS; from the coding sequence ATGGCACCAAAGGCAGCAGCAGGGAAAAAGCCAGCTGAGAAGAAGCCAGTAGAGGAGAAGAAGGCCGAGGGAGTTCCTGCTGAGAAGAAGCCCAAGGCCGGGAAGAAGCTCCCGAAGGATGCCAGCGGCGctgacaagaagaagaagaaggcaaaGAAGAGCATTGAAACCTACAAGATCTACATCTTCAAGGTGCTGAAGCAGGTGCATCCAGATATCGGCATTTCCAGCAAATCAATGGGTATAATGAACAGTTTCATTAATGATATATTTGAGAAGCTTGCTCAGGAATCATCTAGATTGGCTAGGATCAACAAGAAGCCTACTATCACTTCAAGGGAAATCCAGACTGCTGTGAGGCTTGTGTTGCCTGGTGAATTGGCTAAGCACGCTGTTTCTGAAGGAACCAAGGCAGTTACCAAGTTTACTAGCTCTTAG
- the LOC107875612 gene encoding vacuolar protein sorting-associated protein 24 homolog 1 — protein MEKVKNILKPKPNPQQLLRDWQRRLRQECRNIERQIRDIQREEKIVQKSIKEAAKRNDMGSAKSLAMELVRSKRTVNRLYENKAQLNSISMHLGESVAIARTVGHLSKSAEVMKLVNNLMKAPEVAVTMQEFNKEMTKAGVIEEIVNDAVDSALDSEDIEDEIEEEVDKVLTELAGETAAQLPEAVRKEKLKQPAQAVGDAEDVDDEEDLEELRARLAKVRS, from the exons atggagaaagtgaagaatATATTGAAGCCGAAACCGAACCCTCAACAGCTTTTGAGAGATTGGCAACGTCGTCTCCGACAAGAATGTCGAAATATCGAACGCCAAATTCGAG ATATACAAAGAGAGGAGAAGATTGTACAGAAATCAATTAAAGAAGCTGCTAAGAGAAATGATATGGGTTCTGCCAAG TCGCTGGCTATGGAGCTTGTGAGATCTAAAAGAACTGTGAACCGATTGTACGAGAACAAGGCACAACTGAATTCAATATCCATGCACCTTGGAGAAAGTGTAG CTATCGCTCGCACGGTGGGGCATTTGTCCAAGAGTGCTGAGGTCATGAAGCTTGTTAATAATCTTATGAAGGCTCCTGAAGTGGCTGTTACAATGCAGGAATTCAATAAAGAGATGACCAAG GCTGGTGTCATTGAAGAAATTGTGAATGATGCAGTGGACAGTGCATTGGATTCAGAAGACATAGAAGATGAGATTGAAGAAGAAGTTGACAAGGTCTTGACTGAACTTGCTGGTGAGACTGCTGCACAACTTCCTGAAGCAGTCCGAAAGGAGAAGCTAAAGCAACCTGCCCAGGCAGTTGGAGATGCAGAG GATGTTGATGACGAGGAAGATCTAGAAGAACTAAGAGCTCGTCTTGCTAAAGTAAGATCATAA
- the LOC124899362 gene encoding uncharacterized protein LOC124899362 — MAMTITTAMASPSRRLLINSQHSTLITIPKNVAIFPATTAVTNQGLLNLNHSVFSQVSLRPLVKPVCAAGSGLEADLGDDESLIRVKNAKIVVESEDDDKIQVRVDVNEEDTRIVFEKVLTNLAKSAPPVPGFRREKGGKTSKVPRDFLLQILGEERVTNFVIREIVTSTLADYVKKENLTVKDNKISTTQTADELKSSFAPGTQFGFNAILELEKSKAEATT, encoded by the coding sequence ATGGCAATGACTATAACCACAGCAATGGCATCACCCTCCCGCCGGCTGCTTATCAACTCACAACATAGTACCCTCATCACTATCCCCAAAAATGTGGCAATTTTCCCAGCAACAACAGCAGTTACAAATCAGGGGTTATTGAATCTGAACCACTCTGTATTCTCCCAAGTATCCCTAAGACCTTTGGTGAAACCAGTATGCGCTGCTGGTTCAGGGCTAGAGGCAGATTTGGGTGATGATGAGTCTTTAATACGCGTTAAAAATGCAAAGATAGTTGTTGAATCGGAAGATGATGACAAGATACAAGTGAGAGTAGATGTGAATGAAGAAGATACGAGAATAGTTTTCGAGAAAGTTTTGACAAATTTAGCAAAATCAGCCCCACCTGTTCCTGGCTTCCGCAGGGAGAAAGGAGGGAAAACATCTAAAGTTCCAAGGGACTTTCTACTGCAGATACTTGGTGAAGAACGCGTTACTAATTTTGTAATACGAGAAATTGTTACCTCAACTCTTGCTGATTATGTGAAGAAGGAGAATTTGACAGTGAAGGATAACAAGATTAGCACCACACAAACTGCGGATGAACTCAAATCATCATTTGCTCCGGGAACTCAATTCGGATTCAATGCCATCTTAGAGCTTGAAAAATCGAAAGCTGAAGCCACCACATAA
- the LOC107873843 gene encoding T-complex protein 1 subunit beta-like, with translation MDHYNLLGTLLLGNTKVYRTATYRYPYKSFTLTFSLDISKVQDDEVGDGTTSVVVLAGELLREAEKLVNSKIHPMTIILGYRKAAECARNALLLKVDNKKNAEKFRSDLMSIAITTLSSKILSQDKEHFAKLSVDAFMRLKVRISFAFSSLSIAGA, from the exons ATGGACCACTATAATCTGCTGGGAACTTTATTACTCGGAAATACTAAGGTATACAGAACTGCAACTTATCGATATCCATATAAAAGTTTTACCTTAACCTTTTCACTAGATATCTCTAAAGTGCAAGATGACGAAGTTGGTGATGGGACAACATCTGTAGTTGTTTTGGCTGGAGAACTTTTAAGGGAGGCAGAGAAGCTGgttaattcaaaaattcatccAATGACAATTATTTTAG GTTACCGGAAGGCCGCTGAATGTGCCCGCAATGCGTTGCTGCTGAAGGTTGATAATAAAAAGAATGCAG AGAAATTTAGGTCAGACTTGATGAGTATTGCAATTACTACTTTGAGCTCGAAAATCTTGTCTCAGGACAAGGAGCATTTTGCAAAACTATCTGTTGATGCGTTCATGAGGTTAAAGGTCCGTATTTCATTTGCATTTAGCAGCTTATCCATAGCAGGAGCATAG